From one Poseidonibacter antarcticus genomic stretch:
- the nusB gene encoding transcription antitermination factor NusB has protein sequence MATRTQARESVIGLLYAYDLGNEGIVKYVDDILEDKKIRNKQKEFALNLFNGVIDNIEEIDKEIVSHLNQGTLADIGSVEKSILRLAIYEIKYEDLEKAIIINEAIELSKRLASDGAPKFMNGLLDKVSKA, from the coding sequence TTGGCAACTAGAACACAAGCAAGAGAATCAGTAATCGGTCTTTTATACGCATATGATTTAGGTAATGAAGGTATTGTAAAATATGTTGACGATATTTTAGAAGATAAGAAAATTAGAAATAAACAAAAAGAGTTTGCATTAAATCTTTTTAATGGTGTTATTGATAATATTGAAGAAATTGATAAAGAGATTGTTTCTCACTTAAATCAAGGAACTCTAGCTGATATAGGTTCAGTTGAAAAATCAATTTTAAGACTTGCAATTTATGAAATTAAATATGAAGATCTTGAAAAAGCAATTATTATCAATGAAGCAATAGAATTATCTAAAAGATTAGCAAGTGATGGAGCTCCTAAGTTTATGAATGGACTTCTTGACAAAGTTTCAAAGGCTTAA
- a CDS encoding potassium channel family protein, translated as MENSSLFIILQRMRIPFLVIIITYTISITGLILIEGVNQDGQPYHMGIFDAFYFITYTATTIGFGETPFEFTYSQRIWVSFSIYITVLGWFYGIGTLVSLLQDKLFLQEIERARFRRQIKNLKEKFIIILGYNQITSEIIKKALEDGIRTVVIEKNRNKINHLMLENFTPTIPVLYSENYNLKALELAGIKKNHCKAIVSLFEDDTLNLKIALISKLLNKYVKIAAKSTTINHTENLKDLNVEIIANPFSIISSEINMALSAPNLFKLEKWLYKIDDLNATLPTFPKGKYIICGYGRMGKKIYQKLRSNNIEAELVEINKNSIGDLSEEEMSHLTFANADDKEMLLDIGIKESVAIIAATNDDTTNLSVLATAKKLNPKIMTIIRENEMEDYSIFENANIDHIFVPSKILINKTANALINPLADKFLRIIIKKDEQWASKLVRRLVEETNHNPNIFEIEINEKETPQIFNHLEEGNSLQLDVIATSLHNKEQRNNVVPLLLEREGNPLLLPLYEHNLEIGDKLLLACDNHAKNDIEYICQNINEFHYALTGEEKRIIFKGKNK; from the coding sequence TTGGAAAACAGTTCATTATTTATAATATTACAAAGAATGCGTATACCTTTCCTAGTAATTATTATAACATACACAATTTCAATCACAGGACTTATTTTAATAGAAGGTGTTAATCAAGATGGACAGCCTTATCACATGGGAATATTTGATGCCTTTTATTTTATCACATATACAGCTACAACTATAGGATTTGGTGAAACACCATTTGAGTTTACGTATTCTCAAAGAATATGGGTTAGTTTTTCTATTTATATAACTGTCCTTGGATGGTTTTACGGAATTGGGACTTTGGTCTCTCTTCTTCAAGATAAACTTTTTTTGCAAGAGATAGAAAGAGCAAGATTTCGTAGACAAATAAAGAATTTAAAAGAAAAGTTTATAATTATCTTAGGTTATAATCAAATTACAAGTGAAATTATTAAAAAAGCACTTGAAGATGGTATTAGAACTGTTGTAATTGAAAAAAATAGAAATAAAATAAATCATTTAATGTTAGAGAATTTTACTCCTACAATACCTGTTTTATATTCAGAAAATTATAATCTTAAGGCCTTAGAATTAGCTGGAATTAAAAAAAATCATTGTAAGGCAATAGTCTCTTTATTTGAAGATGATACTCTAAATTTAAAAATTGCATTAATTTCAAAATTATTAAATAAATATGTAAAAATAGCTGCTAAATCAACTACAATTAATCATACAGAAAATTTAAAAGATTTAAATGTTGAAATAATTGCAAATCCTTTTTCTATTATTTCTTCTGAAATTAATATGGCTTTAAGTGCTCCAAACTTATTTAAATTAGAAAAATGGCTTTATAAAATAGATGATTTAAATGCAACTCTTCCAACTTTCCCAAAGGGAAAATATATAATTTGTGGTTATGGAAGAATGGGAAAGAAAATTTATCAGAAATTAAGATCAAATAATATTGAAGCTGAACTAGTTGAAATTAATAAAAATTCAATTGGTGATTTATCCGAAGAAGAAATGTCTCATCTTACATTTGCAAATGCTGATGACAAAGAAATGCTTTTAGATATTGGGATTAAAGAATCTGTAGCCATAATAGCTGCAACAAATGATGATACCACAAATCTTTCAGTATTAGCAACTGCAAAGAAATTAAATCCCAAAATAATGACAATTATAAGAGAAAATGAAATGGAAGATTACTCCATTTTTGAAAATGCAAATATTGATCATATTTTTGTACCTTCTAAAATATTAATTAATAAAACTGCAAATGCATTAATAAATCCTCTTGCTGATAAATTTTTAAGAATAATTATAAAAAAGGATGAACAATGGGCTTCAAAACTTGTAAGAAGATTAGTTGAAGAGACAAACCATAATCCAAATATTTTTGAAATAGAAATAAATGAAAAAGAAACACCTCAAATATTTAATCATTTAGAAGAAGGAAATAGTTTACAATTAGATGTTATTGCAACATCTTTACATAATAAAGAACAGAGAAATAATGTGGTACCATTACTCTTAGAAAGGGAAGGGAATCCACTTTTACTTCCACTTTATGAACATAATTTAGAAATAGGTGATAAGCTTTTATTAGCATGTGATAATCATGCTAAAAATGATATAGAATATATTTGTCAAAATATAAATGAATTTCATTATGCATTGACAGGTGAAGAAAAACGAATAATTTTTAAAGGAAAAAACAAATGA
- the ribH gene encoding 6,7-dimethyl-8-ribityllumazine synthase, with protein MNIIEGNLRLTGNEKIAVINGRFNHIITDRLVEGAQDAFKRHGGNEDNLDLILVPGAFEIPFALEKALASGKYDAVCCVGAVIRGATPHFDYISAEATKGIATVALKYGKPVSNGVLTTNTIEQSIERAGSKVGNKGAEAMVTIIEMLDLYKAMDK; from the coding sequence ATGAATATTATTGAAGGTAACTTAAGATTAACAGGTAATGAAAAAATTGCAGTAATCAATGGTAGATTTAATCACATTATAACTGATAGATTAGTTGAAGGCGCACAAGATGCATTTAAAAGACATGGTGGGAATGAAGATAATTTAGATTTAATTTTAGTACCAGGTGCTTTTGAAATTCCTTTTGCTCTAGAAAAAGCATTAGCAAGTGGTAAATATGATGCAGTTTGTTGTGTTGGTGCTGTTATTCGTGGTGCAACTCCTCATTTTGATTACATTTCAGCAGAAGCTACAAAAGGTATTGCAACAGTTGCTTTAAAATACGGGAAACCTGTATCAAATGGTGTTTTAACAACAAATACAATTGAGCAATCAATTGAAAGAGCTGGTTCAAAAGTTGGAAACAAAGGTGCAGAAGCTATGGTTACAATTATTGAAATGTTAGACTTATATAAAGCGATGGATAAATAA
- the kdsA gene encoding 3-deoxy-8-phosphooctulonate synthase — translation MKILTGPCVLEDRDTVMRIAEKLIPLSENKRVEFYFKASFDKANRTSLDSYRGPGLEEGLKLFQEIKEQFGYKLVTDIHESTQAAPAGEVLDILQIPAFLCRQTDLLVAAAKTNCIINIKKGQFLAAGSMKHPVDKVLRTRGIDEVNYENSDKNGVWLCERGNVFGYGSLIVDMKNLIAMREFAPVIFDATHSAQVPSTGGTTGGNSAIVPSLAKAAAAVGVDGFFFETHTNPDIALSDGPNMVQVDKLYKVIDDLFAIQDVLNYK, via the coding sequence ATGAAAATTTTAACAGGACCATGTGTTTTAGAAGATAGAGATACTGTAATGAGAATTGCAGAAAAATTAATACCATTAAGTGAAAATAAAAGAGTTGAATTTTATTTTAAAGCCTCATTTGATAAAGCAAATAGAACAAGTTTAGATTCATATAGAGGACCTGGATTAGAAGAGGGCTTAAAACTTTTCCAAGAAATAAAAGAACAATTTGGATACAAATTAGTAACAGATATTCACGAATCAACTCAAGCTGCACCAGCAGGTGAAGTATTAGATATTTTACAAATACCAGCATTTTTATGTAGACAAACTGATTTATTAGTTGCAGCTGCAAAGACAAATTGTATTATTAATATAAAAAAAGGTCAATTCTTAGCCGCAGGAAGTATGAAACATCCAGTTGACAAAGTGTTAAGAACTAGAGGAATTGATGAAGTTAATTATGAAAATTCTGATAAAAATGGTGTGTGGCTTTGTGAAAGAGGAAATGTCTTTGGATATGGTTCTTTAATAGTTGATATGAAAAATCTTATTGCTATGAGAGAGTTTGCACCAGTTATTTTTGACGCAACACACTCAGCACAAGTTCCAAGTACTGGAGGAACAACAGGTGGAAACTCTGCTATTGTTCCTTCTTTAGCAAAAGCAGCAGCAGCTGTTGGTGTTGATGGTTTCTTTTTTGAAACACATACAAACCCTGATATTGCTTTAAGTGATGGACCTAATATGGTTCAAGTAGATAAATTATATAAAGTTATTGATGATTTATTTGCTATTCAAGACGTTTTAAACTACAAATAA
- the pyrF gene encoding orotidine-5'-phosphate decarboxylase: MSNAMKLCVSLDLPSAKENLALVEQIKDFDVWLKVGFRSYIRDGKKFLEDIKAINPKFKIFLDLKLYDIPNTMADAAQEIANFGLVDMCNVHASAGKRAMSEVMNRIKDIPNKPLVIAVTALTSFDNDEFKAVYNEDINTKATKLAIDTFESGVDGVVCSAYESLDIKNNTSKQFITLCPGIRPFGEDSGDQKRVANLPFAKENLVDFIVVGRPIYKSSNPKEVVEKILANI; the protein is encoded by the coding sequence ATGAGTAATGCAATGAAACTTTGCGTATCTTTAGATTTACCAAGTGCAAAAGAAAATCTTGCACTAGTAGAACAAATCAAAGATTTTGATGTTTGGTTAAAAGTAGGGTTTAGATCATATATAAGAGATGGAAAAAAGTTTTTAGAAGATATAAAAGCAATAAATCCAAAATTTAAAATATTTTTAGATCTAAAACTTTATGATATTCCAAATACAATGGCTGATGCAGCCCAAGAGATTGCAAACTTTGGTCTTGTTGATATGTGTAATGTCCATGCAAGTGCAGGAAAACGTGCAATGAGTGAAGTTATGAATAGAATTAAAGATATTCCAAATAAACCTCTTGTAATCGCTGTTACAGCCTTAACATCTTTTGATAATGATGAATTTAAAGCAGTATATAACGAAGATATAAATACAAAAGCAACTAAACTTGCAATTGATACTTTTGAATCAGGAGTTGATGGTGTAGTTTGTTCTGCTTACGAAAGCTTAGATATTAAAAATAATACTTCAAAGCAGTTTATTACTCTTTGTCCTGGTATAAGACCTTTTGGTGAGGATTCAGGTGATCAAAAAAGAGTAGCCAATCTTCCTTTTGCAAAAGAAAATTTAGTTGATTTTATAGTAGTAGGTCGTCCTATTTATAAATCTTCTAATCCAAAAGAAGTAGTAGAAAAAATATTAGCTAATATTTAA